From the Papaver somniferum cultivar HN1 chromosome 2, ASM357369v1, whole genome shotgun sequence genome, the window TAACTTTACACAAGATTGTATCAAATTTGAATATACTATGATATTTCGGATGACAGGTAAATAAGAAACATATCCGTGATTCATATTCCAAGCTTGTAAGCAAACACATTAACAGAAGACAGAGTTAACTGATACATACATCTGCTGCTAGAAATCTCAAGTGGGGACTGTTTCTTCCTTCTGCGCCTGTCTGATTTACCCCACTGCGATGGGGCCTGTAAAACCTGAGGCCATTGGTAGGAAAAGGTCTTGGATGATGTCTAGGCCCGGCCTCTTGGCTATCCCTAGAAGTGTGGAAAGGGCCATGGTGCAAGAGATTGTTCATTGGTTGCCTATAGGAAGGGAGCGGTACTTGGGCCTGGTAACTGGGGTGGCCTCTCAATGCTTGGACTGGGACAGgggggtgatgatgatgattgtgcACTTGCCGGTGCATAGAATGAGAGTGGGAGAGAATTGCAGAATTTCTGCTGGTTGTAGCCTCCTGATAACCCGGGCCACCTATGCTCACAATCTCTGAAAACCCGCCATTGACATTTCTACCTGTGAAGAAATGGAATATCATTACCTATAAACCAATGCAATTCAGACATTTGGCATGTGAACGAGCATTCACGAAAGTGAATGGAAAAAGGGATGACATATTACCAGGTAAATAAGGTATAGCTGGACCATGGTTCCATGCTGAACTTACTCCAACTCTAGCATTGTTCCCAAACTGTTGGTCCACCCAGGAATTGCTCACTGGGTGAAAGTAGTGACCCATATAAGTCCCTTGAACTAATTGATTATGGTTATGTGCCACAGAAGGGGCGACCTGAAGACTGATGGTATTTGATCTGCTCCGCACACTTCGTTCGGATTCTTCTGCAAGAGTTAGAAGGCCATTTGGTCGGTATTCAGGTGCCATGGAAGCTGAGTCATCCGACAAAGCAGTTTCAGTTTGTTCTTCCTGTTGCTGTGGGCCAGTATTTAGTTGTGTGCCTGGTAAGGATGAGCTTGAGCTTGCAGAGCCATTAAGATGAAGGAGATTCTCTTGAACTACTCCTTCAGCGTTTTTTCTCTTTCCTGAATTTCTCATGCAATCCATGAACTGATTACTTTCATAAATATCTACACCATGATTGCTAGAAGATGGTTGACTAGGTAGGTGGTTAGAGGGAGAACAGTTTAGCGACATGGGGAAGATTCCTCCAGTAGAAGAGTGGATCATGTAAGGATTATAGATGCTTGATGGACCAGCAATACTCAAATCAACATTTGAGATCGAACAACGATGTTGAAGACCATTATAGGGGGGGGCAAAATATAGGCTACTATCTTGATGACCCGCCATGCGGTGAGGATCGGGATTACTTGTTGTCCCAGAAACTGACAATACCTGATGGGCATTAGGGTGTGGATACTCAGCAATATTGGCCAACATGATACAGGGTTCCGAAGGGAAATGCCCCCGGCCTTGTTGATCCATCTCAATATCAAGCATCTGATTTGTGCATAACATATTGCGTTGCCCCATTGGTTGAATATAAATAGCAGGAACCCTACATTTATGGATAAGTATATTGTAAAGCCAAAATCAGAAAATTCCTTCTATATCAGCAAATATTAATATAAAGCAGGGGCAGCTAATGTTTATAATTGTCATATTGCACATGGGATCAAAATGAGAACTCAAAAAATCAGATGTCTTTCCATCAAGTTCCTCTTAGTAAGTTCCAACAAAGACACTCATTCACAGCAACAAACTATATTATGTTAGAGAAAGTGTAACCGCAGCCAGAATTGAAAGCGATGTTCCATCGCTCATAAAAAGCCCAACCTCCCTTAAAGAGTAGAACTAAGGACATTTCACGAGATGCTGTTCACAGAGAAGTCCGATAAGAAATAGAAAATCCAATAGAATGCACTTGATACGGAACACAGATGTTTATGGTATGCGAAATAGATTTATTATCTCATATTGTTATGTAAAAATGGGAGTGAAATATGGAAGGGAGACTAAAATGTCATCAGCATAAGCAGTACATTACAATGTTTTAAATGTGATAGTTTAGCTATTTAATCTTAAGTTTACTGTAATAATACCTTTTTATTACTAAAAGAAACTcagtaaaaaatataaaaaaaaacttcgtaggtaacAGATTTTACACATTGGAAATATCGTGAGAAGGGCATAACCAACCTCAGCTTGACTTTGACGCTTTAACGCTAAACTTGTAAAGCTAATCAGCATAGTAGGACAGGAATGCTATGTGGACTAAAAAATTATCTGCTTAAATTCCATGAGAAGGTATAATCCATCTCCATATGATGTGAATTTTAATCAGGACAAACACATGCAAGAAAGAACAACCAAAAACATCCTCCAAAACTCTTATCAGGTATAAAACGAACAGTTAGGCTCCTATTTAGATAGAAGGGACTACATTGCAAAATTATCACGCCACACAAATCCTAGAATTTGCATAGCTCATTACTTGAAGAACTTTCATCAAGAAACGCCTGCATTTCTTTGCAAGCCAACATAAGTCTACACGGGAAACCTTATATTGCATGCAAAAAGCTATAAATGTCATTGAACAAATATTACTCCAAAGAAGTAGCCGAGATGAGTAAACGAACACAAATTTACAGGTTATAGAATAGCTCCTCATTATCAGAGAACTAATATTGGTATTCATGCGTCATAAGAATGTCTATATGGTGAAAAAGCAGTAAGTTTATCACGAATAATCAATGCCCCAGCTACGAGAACTATCTCGATGCAGTATTCAACAGTAGAAACCAATCATTCACAGGGGATGCTAACGTAGTAAATTTATTAGAACAAGTTAACCCTGATcacaaaaaaatataaacatttaaaaaagaagagaaccccacaaaaaggaaaaaaaaaaaacaagatggtACCTTAAATTAAATGGCTCCATAAAAATTACAGAAACCCTTTTGTTAATCAACAACACCTTCAAATTCCAGCCGAGAAATTGTTAGTCAGGAATTATACATTAATCTCGGCCATTTCTGCAACAACGAGTACAAAAGCAAATTAAACAGCATAATTCACCAAAAGAACACCTTAATTTAAAGAAATTCACTCAAAAGATTGTAAAATTTGTCCAGGAAACAGGTAAAAATATCTCTGAAAACTCAGAATTTAGACCcaattcctcttttcttttctttttttttaatcgtACAAAAGAACAAGAATAGGAGGGGCAAAACCctatgaaattaaaattggagAAAGACCCATGATAGATAAACGAATACTAACCAAATCATGGTGTAGAACAGATCGATTCAATAATCTACAAAGAGGAGAGGgagggagagagaaagagagatgacgaagaagaagaacagaaaggaaaaagaagaccaACGGGCAATAATATATATCTActtcctttcttttctttctaatTTCTATCCTTACAAAAAATTAGTATTATAATAACTtctaataattatttatttatttatttatcctcAATCATTCTTGTTTAACAATTTGgtccttattttttttttttaataaatataagtgtctttattattttattgagcCAAAAGACTAAATAAGACAACTTGCTTATCACTATTTATTAATTTTATAAGAACAGCTAAATTAAACTATTCTAATTAGTGTATCATTTTCCAAACAAACTCAAAATGGAGAATTAAAACAAGCAACAATAAATTATCTTGAGTATATGTCCATTAAATTGCAATCAAAAATTCTGTAATTTAGCATTATTTACAATATACCTGATGAAAAAGATTTGTAATTTGTTAGTTAATTTAATTTATCTTTCCCATCAAAGAAAAATGGAGAACTAAAAATTGTGAACAGtttgtaaaagaaaaagaaaaatgtagctttaaaaccaaataaaaatatttttatagagAAGTTATTTTTATATAGAGTAATTTCTATAACGTCAAGCGAAGTTAGAACCATATGgagtttatttttttataaaatatttttatatggaGGTTTTATTGTATAAAGATTAGAcaaaaaatttatgaaaattgaaaactaatatgCTATTAAACAAGGACGTTTTATAATACGCAAACCGTTAACAACTCAATTGTTTTTAAGCATATTAAAACTGGCGAGATCGGGTATACCCAGATTGATTAGGGTATACCTAATAGACAAAATAGGATTATTATGAAGTAAAATCCAAAGCCCCATAATGACTTGCTTGATTAACATTAATAAATTTGTTTgggttaattaatttagttagttaattagttgattaAAATTATGAAAGTAAGTTTTATTTAGATTGAACTCATGAAttatgtgggaagatttttgagaAAACGGAAATGAAACCACGCTaaccaaacacttctaaaaagagGATTGCAAAGCTTCTTAGTGGTCTCTGATGCGTCGGTAGATCGAttttgttttaccgcaagtgcatGGTGTCAAAAATAGCACACGATAGCAAGCACGGTTAGTTTCCTCAAGGAGGGCGACGTATCTCTTGAGTCTGCATCAACTCCGTATATAAAGATGTTGCGAAATCTTCTAAATGGACTGCACAAGTAGTATTTCCATGGCCCATTCAACCACAGACCCTGACTACCAACTTCAGGCTACTGCACCATCGACCACATCTCCCATTTCCATCTTCTGTCCTCCTAAATCTCGGCCACAGTATTACCTCCTTTCTCCAGTGATTCAACACTCCAACCACAGTACCAAACCGGACCACCACCACTCTGTCTTGGTCACCAATTGCACCCAGTTCACCCACTTAACCACAAAATACTCCTCCCTGTACACAACACTCGAGCCAATACCAGCAACGACTCTTGTAGCACAAACAGTAGAAGCAAGACTTGATTTTCAACAACATCAACTGCAGTTTTTCCCTGATTTGTAGCTTCACGTTTATGTTCCAGCTGCCGCTATTTGAGTCCCCTCCATCGTTGTTCTGTGTATGCATCAAACCTTTTGTTCAGTCGGCAAGAGCAAGTTGAAACAAGTCTCACCATCTCAGTAATCGCCATTCCTTCTCACAACACCTATCGAACCCAAAACAGATCCATCTGGCCAACAAACTCGTCAATCGAGTCTTCTCTAAACTCAGCTCCCATTAAACCCTATTCAGTTCACAGCCAAAATCCCCAACTTCCATTGTTGTTCTTCGTAGTACTAACAATCAGATTTCTCGTAAGcttcgttttcatcttctttccaATTCAGCTACATGCATCTCTAATTCATTGTTGCTGCTGAATAAATAATCTTGCAGTTTCCATTTATCACGCATCTTGAACTGTAAACACCATCGATTCAACTTCAATGTATCAAAACCGAACGCAAATCGAGCAGCTAATTCAATCCATCTCGAACAATCAGTACCTTATCTCACCAGTTGACCCCAATACATACCCAATTTCAATCGATAACAAAGTCCCCAAAATTCAGACCTTAGATAGCTACTGATTTTGTATACACCCACATGGATCCCACTTGATCTTGTAATGAGTAATGGATTACCACCAAGCTCCCAAGCCTTGGAAAGTGTATAAGCTGATCGTATGTGTATGCGGCAGTGCAATTTCGTATAGAAATATCCATTTAGCCATTTATCCTCTGAGTGAACAGAATTTCTTGTATCTCCGGTAAAAGTTCTAGAATATAATTATTAGCGAACAATTGAGACCTAGCTATTATAAAAGTGTTGCACTTATGTGCTTATCAGAATCCCTCACACTTACATTTTGTTAGTCccgaacaaaataagaaaaattatatccgctacacagTTGGATATAGAGAgacgtctgctaaacagctagacggaaCCACTAAAAATGTGGTTGAGAGAAACCCGCTAAGCAGCAAGGCGAACCACTAAACAGTGATATAGAGAAGTCTGCTAAACAGCCAGACAGATAATCAAattgacccgctcaacagctggtcatgtcatgcaaaagaaaaaaattaagactcgctaaacagctggtcatatcataaaataaaattaacaacataattttttattttttttttgaaaatttccaaaattaacaaCATATGCCTATCACAAAtctaaccactcccccacacttgaatattacattgtcctcaatgtaattgagacaTCCAACGTAgagttaagatgggaaattctaaAATGCGATATGCAATAGGCAAACaaaaatagaagatagagtaaagGGAACAAAACTGATGGGTTGATTCCCACGAAGCGAAAGATGTCCGTTCTCTGCTTGCGCGCATCAAGTAATCTCAAACGAAGTGAATAATgatacataacaacaacctgCCAGCACATATGTAAAGCCTGAAAAGCTTGGGATCAACCCAACACACAAGTTCAGCTGCAACtacgaacctgcaaacactataaacacCCAAAAAGATATGTGAATCAATAAGTTCAGAATGTTTACCAATTTTGATTCCCAGTGGAGACTCCCAATTGGGTTTTAGATTAGGAGGGAGCAATGCATTAACAATGTCAATAAGCACAAGACCACAAGACTTGGCAAAAGGAGCTAAGCAAACAATTCTTGGTTCTAATTTCTTATTGTGAATTAACTGACCAGTATCCATATGTTTCACACTTATATAAGCATTTTGATAACTACTACTAGTCTCACGAAAAACTAGTTCATCAGGCTTGGCAAAACAAGATGAGCAAATATCTGATGGTTCAGTTTTTGTTAACTCCTTACAACCTGCAAAGTTTTCAGACATGTTTTCGAGATTCTCATTATAACagtgagtataatcattcacaccaTTAACCATGCATACATGTTCTCAAGTTTCAGAAATCGCAGACGAATTTGAAAGGCTAAACacatttatcttcattttcatatttccaaaagtAAGCACCATGATTCCATTACGACAGTTGATAACCGCATTTGAGGTAGCCAAAAAAGGTctacctaagatgacaggaatctgCCCACTAGGATTAGAAACAGGTTAAGTATCTAAAACAATAAAATCAACGGGATAAACAAAACTTTAAACCTGTGTAAGAATATCCTCTACCACTCCCCTAGGAATTTTAATTGACCTATCAGCCAATTGGAGAGTGACATTAGTGGGTTTCAAATCACCAAGTTCTAATTGCACATACACAGAATATGGCAAGAGATTCACACTGGCCCCTAAATCTAACAATGCATGTTCAATCCTATGTTCACCTATGGTGCAAGCAATCGTAGGACAACCTGGATCTTTAAATTTGGGTGGAGTTTTCTGTGTAATAATCGAGCTCACCTTTTCATTAAGGAAAGCTTTCTTATGCACATTCAATTTTCGTTTCACAGTGACATATCTCTTAGGAACTTAGCATAAGAAGGAATTTGTTTAATGGCATCTAAGAGTGGAATATTTATGTTAACttgtttaaacacttctaagatgtCATTAGGACTAGCTCCTTTCTTACGAGGTAGTAATGCTTGAAGAAAAGGAGCGCGAGAAACataagaaatttcagaattaccttttttggtttcatcggtttctttttgtgttgaagaagttaCCTGTGTAATAGTAGGAATGTTCCTATCTTGCACATTCTCCTCAGCATCACGAACATGGTTATCCACAACCCGTCCACTTCTTAGGGTAGAGAAGACAACATGATGTGTAGGCTTATCACCATATGTGCTTACCTCAACAGAACCCTTGGGATTGAGCTGTATTTGACTCGGGAACTGATCCTTGTCTCGCTCATTCAATTTGGCTAGTAATATGATCTAATTGTTGCTCTAAGTTCTCCATAAATCTTTGAGTAGCCTGCATAAACAAATTCATACTTTCTTCCAAACTAGAAAAAATTTGGTCAAAAAAATTATTAGTAATAGAAGATGTATGCGTAATAGACTCAACATGCTTAATTTCAACATTTCTTTCTAACGACTCAACTCTTCGTAACATATCAGCAAACTTGTCCTCAGAGTCCAATTCACTGTCAACTCTGTGAATCCATGTGATACTAGTCATTGATCTTATGGGTTCTCTAGCCTCCCATTCttgtatttttttcttccatttcaTGCAAAAATTTATAACCTTCTTCGGCAGTCTTATCAGGAAAATTACCACCACCAAAATAATTCTACCATATTCAGAGTTTTGAAATCTAATCCCTCATAAAGGATCAATGTGAGACTAGgagtatcaaatccatggtgtggacattgtaGCAAGAGATCATGGAACCTCTCTATGTAATCATAAAGAGATTCTCCTTCTTGCTGAGAAGAACTATTCAATTTTCGACGAATGGAAATAGTTTTATGCCTAGAAAAGAACTTATACAAGAATAGATTAATTGTGTCATTCCAAGTATTAATTGATGAAGGAGCTAATGCATTTAACCATGATTTTGCCTTATCCTTCAAGGAAAAAGGGAACAACCTAAGTTTGAGATACTCATCGGCTAAATCCTTGAATTTCATTTTACCACACAATTCTTCAAACTCTATAATATGGTAGTAAGGATTTTCATTCTCCTTACCATAGAATTTAGGAAATGATTGAATGGTGCTTGCCCTAATCTCAAAAGTTGTTGTGGTGGTAGGCAAAACAATACAAGAAAGTTGAGAGACTCTAGTTGGGAATATATAATCTCTCAAACTTTTAGGTGGAGGATTCGTACCCTCATCATCTGTTTCCGTCATGTATAAAGGGTTAACTCTAACAAGACGATCAAACTGTTCTCCATCCTAACCGCTTAGTAGATACTGCATATGCAATCAAGATGCAGAAGTTTGTACAAACTCACCTTGCAAAATCTCAGCAAGCTTTTCTGCCGTTTTTCGAGAGATTCAAACTCACTGAGGTACCTAAACAAAATCAGAAAAACTGCTTAAAAGGAactgaaagaaaataaaaacaaaaatatactaTGTACAAAAACTATGACTAGAAAATTGgtgatatcaatcagagagtattttacagccactccccggcagcggcgctaaAAACTTGATGCGGTagaccgactttgttttaccgcaagtgcacggtgtcaaaaATAGCACACGATAGCAAGCACAGTTCGTTCCCTCAAGGAGTGCGACGTATCTCTTGAGTCTGCATCAACTCCGTATATAAAGGTGTTGCGAAATCTTCTAAATGGACTGCACAAGTAGTATTTCCATGGCCCATTCAACCACCGACCCTGACTACCAACTTCAGGCCACTGCACCATCGACTACATCTCCCATTTCCATCTTTTGTCCTCCTAAATCTCGGCCACAGTATCACTTCCTTTCTCCAGTGATTCAACACTCAACCACAGTACCAAACCGGACCACCACCACTCTGTCTTGATCACCAATTTCACCCAGTTCACCCACTTAACCACAAAATACTCCTCCCTGTACACAACACTCGAGCCAATACCAGCAACGACTCTTGTAGCACAAACGATTGTTTCAATTCCAGGAAGAACTGCTTCCTAAAAGATTGTTTCACTTTGTAGCCAATACCAGCAACCACTCTTGTAGCCAATTCCAGGAAGAACTGTTTCCTAAAAGATTATTTCACCTTTTCCACTGATCAACCTGGTTGTTTTGCAAAAACTCTTTTACCACTTTATAAGAAAACTCACTATGGTTAGATATCCAGGTTACCATGGAATAACCAAAGGAGCTCAACTAGCTTTTGATTGTCCAAGAAAATGCAGAGAATAAATGTGACAATAGAAGCTGCAGAAGAAGCGATTCTGTAAATTTTCAAACACCTAAATCAAGATGCATTCCAAAGTCATTATCCAGTGTGTCACCATGCAACCTACCAACGAAGTGAAGATGATACACCGCattatatatcttttttttcCCACTAATTTTCACTAAACTTCATGTTAAAGTCTgcaggcatccaactcaaaaccaattggcaatgagtggagaggtccttccatattatatttaagttaattatgcggAATGTAGCAATGTGGGAAGATTTTCctttcacacgccccctcacgtgtaaggc encodes:
- the LOC113348772 gene encoding probable E3 ubiquitin-protein ligase ZFP1, which codes for MEPFNLRVPAIYIQPMGQRNMLCTNQMLDIEMDQQGRGHFPSEPCIMLANIAEYPHPNAHQVLSVSGTTSNPDPHRMAGHQDSSLYFAPPYNGLQHRCSISNVDLSIAGPSSIYNPYMIHSSTGGIFPMSLNCSPSNHLPSQPSSSNHGVDIYESNQFMDCMRNSGKRKNAEGVVQENLLHLNGSASSSSSLPGTQLNTGPQQQEEQTETALSDDSASMAPEYRPNGLLTLAEESERSVRSRSNTISLQVAPSVAHNHNQLVQGTYMGHYFHPVSNSWVDQQFGNNARVGVSSAWNHGPAIPYLPGRNVNGGFSEIVSIGGPGYQEATTSRNSAILSHSHSMHRQVHNHHHHPPVPVQALRGHPSYQAQVPLPSYRQPMNNLLHHGPFHTSRDSQEAGPRHHPRPFPTNGLRFYRPHRSGVNQTGAEGRNSPHLRFLAADEVAILELPGYYEVGNFVDQHREMRLDIDDMSYEELLALGEQIGSVKTGLSEDTILRHLKTRIHISSSGGSYSMNRETETCIVCQIGYENQEKIGTLDCGHEYHVDCISKWLSVKNVCPICKTPALTGKGIIG